The following are encoded together in the candidate division KSB1 bacterium genome:
- a CDS encoding M14 family metallopeptidase — MRVKVWMAMAALGLFPAFVLAGGISFERYHNYDELTTSLKQLAATHRDLVELQSIGRSREGRELWVVRLAAKGGDPDRRPAVLVVANMEANHLVGSEVALYTIEHLVTTCAGNDSVRSLLEKRTFYLVPRLNPDGAETLFGKAVWARTTNATPWDDDFDDVADEDGPEDLNGDGLITLMRVKDPEGDYLPDPAEPRLLKVADRAKGERGVYKVYTEGVDNDGDEQYNEDAAGGVDLDMNFPHAYPEHTLGAGLHALSEVESRALVDFVLAHRNIAVILAYGAYDNLLTPPQARATGEREQEPDFAQFAGGRRGFEFPSGMTRGQMRRMFERKAPTAVLSQDVPYFQEVSRRYKELVGIDEDRAKEKPKPRGAFYEWGYFQYGVPSFSAKVWTLPEMKEERPARQREAAPDSMRRPERRRELMGEPLGPRGRERRSEESDDVIWLKWADKELGGKGFVPWTPYKHPTLGEVEIGGLDPLLKINPPPARIAELGRTHAKFAMCLAELCPEIAIAKTEVKAHGGGVFTIKAEVENKGFFPTALTQGVRCLGVKPTLVKLTLEKGELLTGSGVVRLPTLEGSGKRERYEWLVKATPGSKARLEVISEKAGQAYQDIIVR, encoded by the coding sequence ATGCGTGTGAAAGTCTGGATGGCGATGGCGGCGCTGGGCCTGTTTCCAGCCTTTGTGCTGGCAGGGGGCATCTCGTTCGAGCGCTACCACAACTACGACGAGCTCACCACGAGCCTGAAGCAACTGGCAGCCACCCATCGCGACCTCGTCGAGCTGCAGAGCATCGGCCGCAGCAGGGAGGGGCGCGAGCTGTGGGTGGTGCGGCTGGCGGCCAAGGGTGGCGACCCAGACCGCCGGCCAGCAGTGCTGGTGGTCGCCAACATGGAGGCCAACCACCTCGTCGGCAGTGAGGTGGCCCTCTACACGATCGAGCATCTGGTAACCACCTGTGCGGGGAATGACTCGGTCCGTTCCCTGCTGGAGAAGCGGACCTTCTACCTGGTGCCGCGCCTGAACCCCGACGGTGCCGAGACGCTGTTCGGCAAAGCGGTGTGGGCGCGCACCACCAACGCCACGCCCTGGGATGACGACTTTGATGATGTGGCCGATGAAGACGGCCCAGAGGACCTGAACGGCGATGGGCTCATCACACTGATGCGGGTCAAAGACCCGGAGGGGGACTATCTCCCTGATCCGGCAGAACCTCGGCTGCTCAAGGTGGCCGACCGGGCAAAGGGTGAGAGGGGAGTCTACAAGGTGTACACCGAAGGAGTGGACAACGACGGCGACGAGCAGTATAACGAGGATGCTGCCGGCGGCGTTGACCTCGACATGAACTTCCCCCACGCCTATCCGGAACATACCCTGGGCGCCGGGCTGCATGCCCTCAGCGAGGTGGAAAGCAGAGCGCTTGTCGACTTTGTCTTAGCGCACCGCAACATCGCCGTGATTCTTGCCTACGGAGCCTACGACAATCTGCTCACGCCACCGCAGGCGCGTGCCACCGGAGAACGGGAACAGGAGCCAGACTTTGCGCAATTCGCCGGCGGCCGCCGCGGCTTTGAGTTTCCCTCCGGGATGACTCGCGGGCAGATGCGCCGCATGTTCGAGCGCAAGGCGCCCACCGCAGTGCTGAGCCAGGACGTGCCCTACTTCCAGGAGGTGAGCAGGCGGTACAAGGAGCTGGTGGGCATCGATGAGGATCGGGCAAAGGAGAAGCCCAAGCCACGGGGTGCCTTCTACGAGTGGGGCTATTTCCAGTACGGCGTGCCCTCCTTCTCGGCGAAGGTGTGGACGCTGCCGGAGATGAAGGAGGAGCGTCCTGCTCGCCAGCGAGAGGCGGCCCCCGATAGCATGCGCCGGCCTGAGCGGAGGCGCGAACTCATGGGCGAGCCGCTGGGGCCGCGCGGCCGGGAGCGGCGAAGCGAGGAAAGCGACGATGTCATATGGCTGAAGTGGGCGGACAAGGAGCTCGGCGGCAAAGGATTCGTCCCCTGGACGCCCTACAAACATCCGACTTTGGGTGAGGTCGAGATAGGTGGTCTGGACCCGCTCCTGAAAATCAATCCGCCACCGGCGCGCATCGCCGAATTGGGACGCACGCACGCCAAGTTCGCCATGTGCCTGGCTGAGCTTTGCCCGGAGATCGCCATTGCCAAGACGGAAGTGAAGGCCCATGGCGGCGGCGTATTCACCATCAAGGCGGAGGTGGAGAACAAGGGCTTTTTCCCCACTGCACTCACACAAGGGGTGCGCTGCCTAGGGGTGAAGCCCACCTTGGTCAAGCTCACCCTGGAAAAAGGCGAGCTCCTCACCGGCTCTGGCGTGGTGAGGTTGCCGACACTGGAAGGCTCCGGCAAACGAGAACGCTACGAATGGCTGGTCAAGGCAACGCCAGGCAGTAAGGCTCGCCTCGAGGTGATCTCGGAAAAAGCTGGTCAGGCATATCAGGACATCATCGTCCGCTAA
- a CDS encoding TonB-dependent receptor, with product MSKVRLPVLALGLVVGLAFAPEACVGQIVIRGQIVDANSQRAVPYVNVMLKDRPVGVSSDAAGRFVLSVPEATAVVVFRHINYEVLELSADALLRTPQVYLQPRVIPLPAVEVQAPRERLAATADLPLATARILRQQFDLRGFVDAGDLLHTVQSVQVDEVLSGRKRVSIRGGNADDVAILYHGVKLNSGFDNTFDLSLLDLADVEQVELIKGSNAALLGAEAFSGVINLVPRLEEDHNVRFFQRVGTYDSGTWGLAGYGRRGSARLAGIYRASAATRHLQGSVAPRDRLENSGQQLTVHGRYGFSPATAGEGENLLLALYLNARADYANMPTGEALGQRNQLLAFHYNGPIGALHGLDLTAAHHALEQTQEIAEVSSALRRTVQDRALHLHVQKKWSFGGGDATIAYQREQDWLDFADRRESLATPSSRQETAALVRTRHGGVAIARFRLPGGSERLERVDFDVALRHDHVYDRWQVAMVGQSLSLGTFTYSTIRFGSRFAGRHGQFAYGVFMNIGNNVRFPSLAQLISRARLPGQSERLAPERNRGMELGLNVARDMGVGPLAHGWEMAISYFQNDYTEKIREYVTVGMPLAFYDSVPTARIAGFEGRAALYLLRKKLTVEGQACQYFISERAAFPFHSEATRSLAAELHHAGYAVRVRWFAEGEQEGWIRDGSGGMAQLILPARTDLDLHASKTWQLWRVRLSLSVSLRNLLNDRVVLEGLALRDRRYYLTAAVEY from the coding sequence GTGAGCAAAGTTCGATTACCCGTCCTCGCGCTCGGTCTGGTCGTGGGCCTGGCATTTGCGCCTGAGGCGTGCGTTGGCCAGATAGTGATTCGCGGCCAGATTGTCGACGCCAACTCGCAGCGCGCCGTGCCCTATGTCAACGTCATGCTCAAGGACAGGCCGGTGGGCGTGAGCAGCGACGCGGCTGGCAGGTTCGTGCTCTCGGTGCCCGAGGCAACTGCGGTGGTGGTATTTCGGCACATCAACTACGAAGTGCTGGAGTTGTCGGCCGACGCCCTGCTGCGCACGCCGCAGGTCTACTTGCAGCCCAGGGTCATCCCGTTGCCGGCAGTGGAGGTGCAGGCACCGCGGGAACGGCTGGCAGCAACTGCTGATCTTCCCTTGGCCACCGCACGTATCCTGCGCCAGCAGTTTGACCTCAGGGGGTTTGTGGACGCCGGCGACCTCTTGCACACGGTGCAGAGCGTGCAGGTGGACGAGGTGCTCAGCGGTCGCAAGAGGGTCTCCATCCGTGGGGGCAACGCCGACGATGTGGCCATCCTCTACCACGGCGTTAAGCTGAACAGTGGCTTCGACAACACCTTCGACCTCTCGCTTCTGGACCTGGCCGACGTCGAACAGGTGGAGCTTATCAAGGGCAGCAACGCGGCGTTGCTCGGCGCCGAGGCCTTTTCCGGGGTCATCAATCTGGTGCCTCGCCTTGAGGAGGACCACAATGTGCGCTTCTTCCAGCGGGTGGGCACCTACGATTCGGGCACCTGGGGCTTAGCCGGTTACGGGCGGCGAGGCAGCGCGCGGCTGGCTGGGATTTACCGCGCCTCGGCAGCCACAAGGCACCTTCAGGGGAGCGTGGCACCCCGCGACCGGCTGGAGAACAGCGGCCAGCAACTGACCGTGCACGGGCGCTACGGCTTCTCGCCGGCCACGGCGGGAGAAGGCGAGAATCTCCTCTTGGCCCTCTACCTGAACGCGCGGGCCGACTATGCCAATATGCCCACCGGCGAGGCCTTGGGGCAGCGGAACCAGCTCCTGGCTTTCCACTACAACGGCCCCATTGGGGCGCTGCATGGGCTCGACCTGACGGCTGCCCACCATGCCTTGGAGCAGACCCAAGAGATTGCCGAGGTGAGCAGCGCGTTGCGGCGCACGGTGCAGGACCGCGCACTCCATCTCCATGTGCAGAAGAAGTGGAGCTTTGGTGGCGGGGACGCAACCATAGCATATCAGCGGGAGCAAGACTGGTTGGATTTTGCCGACCGCAGAGAGAGCTTGGCGACTCCTTCTTCGCGTCAGGAGACGGCGGCTTTGGTGCGCACACGCCACGGCGGCGTAGCGATTGCCCGATTTCGGCTCCCTGGCGGCTCTGAGCGATTGGAACGCGTCGATTTCGACGTAGCTCTCCGCCACGACCATGTGTATGACCGCTGGCAGGTGGCAATGGTGGGGCAGAGCCTTTCTTTGGGCACTTTCACGTATAGCACCATACGGTTTGGCAGTCGCTTCGCAGGTCGCCACGGCCAGTTCGCCTACGGTGTTTTCATGAACATTGGCAACAACGTGCGCTTCCCCTCGTTGGCGCAGCTCATCAGTAGGGCGCGCCTGCCGGGGCAAAGTGAGCGCCTCGCACCTGAGCGCAACCGCGGCATGGAGCTTGGTCTGAATGTGGCCCGCGACATGGGCGTCGGGCCGCTGGCACATGGCTGGGAGATGGCCATCAGCTATTTCCAGAATGACTACACCGAGAAGATTCGCGAGTATGTCACCGTCGGCATGCCGCTGGCCTTTTACGACAGCGTGCCTACGGCGCGCATCGCGGGGTTCGAAGGCCGAGCGGCGCTCTACCTCCTGCGGAAGAAGTTGACTGTTGAAGGGCAGGCGTGCCAGTACTTTATCTCGGAGCGAGCTGCCTTTCCGTTCCATTCCGAGGCGACCCGCAGCCTTGCGGCAGAGCTGCATCACGCCGGCTATGCGGTGCGCGTGCGCTGGTTTGCCGAAGGGGAACAGGAAGGCTGGATCCGCGATGGCAGTGGAGGCATGGCGCAGCTCATATTGCCCGCACGCACCGACCTCGACCTGCACGCCAGCAAGACCTGGCAGTTGTGGCGCGTGCGGTTGTCCCTGTCGGTGAGCCTGCGCAACCTGCTCAACGACCGAGTCGTACTGGAGGGCCTGGCCCTTCGCGACAGGCGATATTATCTCACCGCTGCGGTTGAGTACTAA
- a CDS encoding glycoside hydrolase family 127 protein, giving the protein MSWLLAFVLLTLAGSGEEEPFMRADYPIRPVPFSQVQVKGGFWGKRLEINRTVTIPLAFRHCQETGRIDNFVKAAGQMPGPFRGLHFDDSDVYKVIEGASYSLAVQRDEKLERYLDELIAKIAAAQEADGYLYTARTVDPENPPEVAGPTRWSNLKDSHELYNVGHLYEAAAAHFQATGKRTLLDVALKNADLLVRTFGPRGRHQVPGHQEVEIGLAKLCRVTGERKYLELAKFFLEQRGRGEGRALYGTYYQDHLPVLQQYQAVGHAVRAQYMYAGMADVAALSGDSAYLPPLERLWENVVGKKLSMTGGVGARRHGESFGDDYELPNKEAYNETCAAIANALWNHRMFLLHGDAKYIDVLERVLYNGFLPGVSLGGDLFFYPNPVASDGGYRRSLWFECACCPSNVTRFLPSIPGFVYATRGRSLYVNLLLPSVARVELGQDLVTIEQDTDYPWQGDLTLKVGVQKETHFALQVRVPGWARSKPVPSDLYRYLEERPAGLSLKVNGQPWVGELRQGFAVIDRTWAPGDVVELHIAMPVRRVLAHPQVRADVGLVAIERGPVVYCLEEVDNGAKVSSLALPDDAELTSQFRPELLGEVVVVRARGLVGEGKAREVMLTAIPYFAWANRADGSMSVWIRRK; this is encoded by the coding sequence ATGAGCTGGCTGTTGGCTTTCGTCCTCCTCACGCTTGCAGGAAGTGGAGAAGAGGAGCCGTTCATGCGTGCAGACTACCCCATCCGGCCGGTGCCGTTTAGCCAGGTGCAGGTCAAGGGTGGCTTCTGGGGCAAACGCCTGGAGATCAACCGCACGGTCACCATTCCCTTGGCATTCCGCCACTGCCAGGAGACCGGGCGCATCGACAACTTTGTGAAGGCGGCAGGACAGATGCCTGGCCCATTCCGCGGCCTGCATTTCGACGACTCGGACGTGTACAAGGTGATCGAAGGCGCCTCCTACTCCCTGGCCGTGCAGCGCGACGAGAAGCTGGAACGCTACCTTGATGAGCTCATCGCCAAGATCGCCGCTGCCCAGGAAGCGGACGGTTATCTGTACACCGCCCGCACGGTTGACCCGGAAAACCCGCCGGAGGTCGCCGGCCCAACGCGTTGGTCGAATCTCAAAGATAGCCATGAGCTGTACAACGTCGGACACCTCTACGAGGCAGCCGCGGCGCATTTTCAGGCCACAGGCAAGCGCACGCTGCTCGACGTGGCGCTCAAGAATGCCGACCTGTTGGTCAGAACCTTTGGTCCCCGCGGGAGACACCAGGTCCCCGGACACCAGGAGGTGGAAATCGGCCTGGCAAAGCTCTGCCGCGTGACCGGTGAGCGCAAGTACCTGGAACTTGCCAAGTTCTTCCTCGAGCAGCGTGGCAGGGGAGAAGGGCGCGCGTTATACGGCACTTACTACCAAGACCATCTGCCGGTGCTGCAACAATACCAGGCGGTCGGGCATGCGGTGCGCGCCCAGTACATGTACGCGGGCATGGCGGATGTGGCCGCGCTCTCCGGCGACAGTGCCTACTTGCCACCGCTCGAACGTCTTTGGGAAAACGTCGTGGGCAAGAAACTCTCCATGACCGGCGGCGTCGGGGCGCGTCGTCACGGCGAGAGCTTCGGCGATGACTATGAGCTCCCCAACAAGGAGGCCTACAACGAGACCTGTGCCGCCATTGCCAACGCCCTGTGGAATCACCGCATGTTCCTGCTCCATGGCGACGCCAAGTATATCGACGTGTTGGAGCGCGTGCTCTACAACGGTTTTCTCCCCGGTGTCTCTCTCGGCGGCGATCTTTTCTTCTACCCGAACCCCGTTGCCTCCGACGGTGGGTACCGACGCAGCCTGTGGTTCGAGTGCGCCTGCTGTCCGAGCAATGTGACGCGCTTTTTGCCGTCAATCCCCGGCTTTGTTTATGCCACGCGCGGGCGGTCCCTCTATGTGAACCTCTTGCTGCCGAGTGTGGCGCGCGTGGAGCTGGGTCAGGATCTGGTGACGATCGAGCAAGACACGGACTATCCGTGGCAGGGCGACCTCACTTTGAAGGTGGGCGTGCAGAAGGAGACGCACTTTGCCCTGCAGGTCCGGGTACCAGGATGGGCGCGCAGTAAGCCGGTGCCCAGTGACCTTTATCGCTATCTGGAGGAAAGGCCGGCGGGTCTGTCGCTCAAAGTGAATGGGCAGCCCTGGGTAGGCGAGTTGCGGCAGGGCTTTGCGGTGATTGATCGGACGTGGGCGCCCGGCGACGTGGTGGAACTGCACATCGCCATGCCGGTGCGGCGCGTGCTGGCTCACCCGCAGGTGCGCGCCGATGTGGGACTGGTGGCCATCGAGCGCGGGCCGGTGGTGTACTGCCTGGAGGAAGTGGACAACGGTGCCAAAGTCTCTTCCCTCGCCTTGCCCGATGATGCGGAGCTGACCAGCCAGTTCCGCCCAGAGCTCCTCGGCGAAGTTGTCGTCGTGCGGGCACGGGGCCTGGTCGGGGAGGGGAAGGCGCGCGAGGTCATGCTCACGGCCATCCCCTACTTCGCCTGGGCAAATCGCGCCGATGGCAGTATGAGCGTGTGGATCCGCCGGAAATGA
- the rnr gene encoding ribonuclease R, whose protein sequence is MTNQDSITAQVEALLGQELQRTFKAKDIAKRLGVTQDRYHLLRAALRQLVANGTIVKYPRNRYGRGRAAQEAVGVLRVKTQGYGFVVRDDGGEDIFVSERNMGLALHQDRVRVRLFAQSSGRSPEGKIVEVLSRARQNIVGTYKRGRKLGFVVPDELKIPHDIFVHDSDAMGAQPGQKVVVQITNWEHEKLNPEGRIVEVLGFPNEKGVDVLSVARAFDLSESFPPEVEQEAAALPARIPEAEIARRRDLRGTVLFTIDPPDAKDFDDAVSLEKLENGHLLLGVHIADVSWYVRPGGAIDREARRRGTSVYLVDRAIPMLPERLSSELCSLVADRDRLAYSVLMELTPAGDLVRYQFHESVIRSRRRFSYEQVQELLDGRATDPLTPVLQEMRALSHALIAKRQRRGSVDLDAPEVQVILDEAGRPVEIRPRPRLDSHRLIEEFMLLANETVARHVGVFLRRQGDHEVDPPFVYRIHEKPDRQKMSEFLSFAAAFGVLAQEPTRLTPRFFQKLLAQATGLEAEPIIRDAMLRAMMKARYSTENIGHFGLAYQHYTHFTSPIRRYPDLMVHRPLKDYQRRPVPEVMASIDRTALEADCRLASEREVVAQEAERESVKMKQVEYMAEHVGETFKGVVSRIVPFGVFVELPDLLVEGLIHVTELGDDYYVHDTTRHAMIGQRQGRVFRAGDVLMVRVARVDQNQRLVDFTLVEPAPKRPRRHRTGRRTL, encoded by the coding sequence GTGACCAATCAAGACAGTATCACCGCTCAGGTCGAGGCATTGCTCGGCCAGGAGCTACAACGCACATTCAAAGCGAAGGACATTGCGAAACGGCTCGGGGTGACCCAGGACCGCTATCACCTCCTGCGTGCCGCTCTACGCCAACTGGTGGCCAACGGCACCATCGTCAAATACCCACGGAACCGTTATGGCCGCGGGCGAGCAGCGCAAGAGGCAGTTGGCGTGCTGCGCGTCAAGACGCAGGGTTATGGGTTCGTCGTCCGGGACGACGGCGGCGAAGACATCTTTGTCAGCGAGCGCAATATGGGCCTGGCGTTGCACCAGGACAGGGTCAGAGTGCGTCTGTTTGCGCAGAGCAGCGGCCGCAGCCCAGAAGGCAAAATCGTGGAGGTCTTGTCGCGCGCGCGCCAGAATATCGTCGGCACCTACAAACGGGGGCGCAAGTTGGGGTTCGTGGTTCCTGACGAGCTGAAAATCCCCCACGACATCTTCGTGCACGACTCGGACGCGATGGGAGCGCAGCCAGGGCAGAAGGTAGTCGTGCAAATCACCAATTGGGAGCACGAAAAGCTCAATCCGGAGGGAAGGATCGTCGAAGTGCTTGGCTTCCCCAATGAGAAGGGCGTCGATGTCCTCTCTGTGGCGCGCGCCTTTGACCTGTCCGAGTCGTTTCCGCCTGAGGTGGAACAAGAAGCGGCTGCGCTTCCCGCCCGCATACCCGAGGCGGAGATAGCTCGTCGCCGTGACCTGCGCGGGACCGTGCTCTTCACCATCGACCCGCCAGATGCCAAGGACTTTGACGATGCCGTCTCGTTGGAGAAGCTGGAGAACGGCCACCTGTTGCTGGGCGTGCACATTGCCGACGTGAGCTGGTACGTGCGCCCAGGAGGGGCCATTGACCGCGAGGCGCGCCGCCGCGGCACCTCGGTCTACCTGGTGGACCGCGCCATCCCCATGCTGCCAGAGCGTCTTTCCAGCGAGTTGTGCAGCTTGGTGGCCGACCGGGACCGCTTGGCCTACAGCGTCCTCATGGAGCTCACCCCTGCCGGCGATTTGGTGCGCTACCAGTTTCACGAATCGGTAATCCGCAGCAGGCGGCGCTTCAGTTATGAGCAGGTGCAGGAGCTCTTGGACGGCCGGGCAACCGACCCATTAACACCGGTGCTGCAGGAGATGCGCGCCCTGTCCCACGCCCTCATCGCCAAACGCCAGCGCCGTGGCAGCGTCGACCTGGATGCGCCCGAGGTGCAGGTGATCCTGGATGAAGCCGGCCGACCAGTGGAAATTCGCCCGCGGCCGCGCCTGGATAGCCACCGCCTCATCGAGGAGTTCATGCTCCTGGCCAACGAGACGGTGGCCCGCCATGTGGGCGTGTTCCTCCGCCGACAGGGCGACCACGAGGTTGACCCGCCCTTTGTCTACCGCATCCATGAAAAGCCCGATCGCCAGAAGATGAGCGAGTTCCTGAGCTTTGCCGCCGCCTTTGGCGTGCTCGCCCAAGAGCCGACACGGTTGACGCCACGCTTCTTCCAGAAGCTCTTGGCGCAGGCCACAGGCCTGGAGGCGGAACCCATCATTCGCGACGCCATGTTGCGCGCCATGATGAAGGCCCGCTACTCCACCGAAAACATCGGGCACTTTGGACTGGCCTATCAGCACTACACCCATTTCACCTCGCCCATCCGTCGCTATCCGGACCTCATGGTGCATCGCCCGCTTAAGGACTACCAGCGCCGCCCGGTGCCAGAAGTGATGGCCAGCATCGATCGCACGGCCTTGGAGGCCGACTGCCGTCTGGCTTCGGAGCGCGAAGTGGTGGCGCAAGAGGCAGAGCGCGAATCGGTGAAGATGAAGCAGGTCGAGTACATGGCCGAGCACGTAGGCGAGACCTTCAAGGGTGTCGTGTCGCGCATTGTACCGTTCGGCGTCTTCGTGGAGCTGCCTGACCTGTTGGTGGAGGGCCTGATTCATGTCACGGAGCTCGGCGACGACTACTACGTGCACGACACCACGCGCCACGCCATGATCGGCCAGCGCCAGGGACGTGTGTTCCGCGCCGGCGACGTGCTCATGGTGCGCGTGGCCAGAGTGGACCAGAACCAGCGCCTGGTGGACTTTACTCTGGTGGAACCGGCGCCCAAGCGGCCTCGTCGACACAGGACCGGCAGGCGCACACTCTGA
- a CDS encoding GNAT family N-acetyltransferase: protein MKLALEGDQVVGMVQYLPIEHTWVEGSGLYFIPCIWVHGYKDKGVGNWQHKGIGSALLGAAEEEARAKGAQGTAAWGLALPFWMKASWFKRHGYRPADRMGLQTLLWKPFAPEATPPRWLRKRKEPVAGSDRVEVVAFLSGWCPAYNLTYERARRAAAACGEAVNFVTIDTSERPALLEWGISDALYIDGKRVRTGPPPSYQAICKRMARRVQHLQR from the coding sequence GTGAAACTGGCACTGGAAGGCGACCAGGTGGTGGGCATGGTGCAGTATCTACCCATCGAGCACACTTGGGTGGAGGGCAGCGGCCTCTACTTCATCCCGTGCATTTGGGTGCATGGCTACAAGGACAAGGGGGTGGGCAACTGGCAGCATAAGGGCATCGGCAGCGCGCTATTGGGAGCTGCAGAGGAGGAAGCGCGGGCTAAAGGCGCACAGGGGACGGCCGCCTGGGGTTTGGCTCTCCCCTTCTGGATGAAGGCCTCGTGGTTCAAGAGGCATGGCTATCGACCCGCAGATCGCATGGGCCTGCAGACGCTGCTATGGAAGCCGTTTGCGCCTGAAGCCACGCCGCCCCGCTGGTTGCGCAAGAGAAAAGAGCCAGTCGCTGGTAGCGATCGGGTAGAGGTTGTGGCGTTCCTCAGCGGCTGGTGCCCGGCGTACAACCTCACCTACGAGCGCGCGCGGCGGGCGGCGGCCGCTTGCGGCGAAGCCGTCAACTTCGTCACCATCGACACTTCTGAGCGCCCGGCCCTGCTGGAATGGGGGATCAGTGACGCGCTGTACATCGATGGGAAGAGAGTCCGAACGGGTCCTCCCCCGTCCTACCAGGCGATTTGCAAACGTATGGCCAGGAGGGTACAACACTTGCAACGTTAG
- a CDS encoding VIT domain-containing protein, whose protein sequence is MKLKTLFLATALLRLTALHGADFCVYEANYPGVRDYNVKVDTAILSIRPQGAYVEMELELAVSYAFQSWFFKNYTELEFLWSFVLPDQATVDDFALWVGDSLIHATMLDRWTAELLFSEVSSPVRHPGLLTQGFPDREGQVGHSLRIYPIVRNQSRRFKIHYLLPVRPTNETLRVWLPISQLTSRRSPGAETLAMVFYGEQMPTLIGAEPGNPYRTPQHGAWRFTIPLGYDRVVELVYPSPISGKYLFSSYADSATCFYQLAVYPPELPQERTPRNFLLLVDFNRFNTSDIDGELLLLLLKEIMQQALTAADSANLLVAYEDIAHGADSLVACTEGNLDLLFAGVLQRSFPSYSNLQVLMRAGADHLAGRYDSTDVVLFTNTDEIMLSAPSKELLADQIIAMFSPGTKIHVVDLDNTSSLVYNWETSRYETQLQSFFGRLAYKSSGNLFFLRYHAIRTILSALFYEKVSHFEEVETQLRFATGYAFGKHFLALHEGYYPFRFPIMQIGQYAGTLPIDVTVLGKVRLNKAQDRFTITEEGVVPGTVTLARAWYGDHVHALLKKPQTNATVVEIMDISLKQGILTPYSGLLVFRPEENHGYEPEEQNAPAGGPEEPGGWQGDPTSVAEELVDSLGVSVDLAAYPNPFNQSVRLTVRLPVGVGEMRLVIYNAAGQWVRQLSLSTQPSGAQEVRWDGLDDSGQAVGSGVYIAVLAGGRWKKTLKLMLIR, encoded by the coding sequence ATGAAACTGAAGACTTTGTTCCTCGCCACAGCCCTGCTGCGGCTGACTGCGCTGCATGGCGCTGACTTTTGCGTCTACGAGGCTAACTATCCGGGTGTCCGCGACTACAACGTGAAAGTGGACACGGCAATCCTCAGCATTCGCCCGCAGGGGGCATACGTGGAGATGGAATTGGAACTGGCGGTGTCGTATGCCTTCCAGAGCTGGTTCTTCAAGAACTACACGGAGCTAGAGTTTCTCTGGAGCTTCGTGCTCCCTGATCAGGCTACGGTAGACGATTTTGCGTTGTGGGTGGGGGATTCCTTGATCCACGCCACCATGTTGGACCGCTGGACAGCAGAGCTCTTGTTCAGCGAGGTAAGCAGCCCAGTGCGCCACCCCGGTCTGCTCACCCAGGGCTTTCCCGACCGCGAAGGGCAAGTGGGCCACAGCCTGCGCATCTATCCCATCGTGCGCAACCAGAGTCGGCGCTTCAAGATCCACTACCTTCTGCCTGTGCGTCCGACCAATGAGACCTTGAGGGTCTGGCTCCCCATCTCCCAGCTCACCTCAAGGCGCAGCCCAGGGGCCGAGACCCTGGCGATGGTCTTCTATGGCGAACAGATGCCCACCCTCATCGGGGCTGAGCCCGGCAACCCTTATCGCACTCCCCAACATGGCGCGTGGCGCTTTACCATCCCCCTTGGCTACGACCGCGTTGTGGAGCTGGTCTACCCGTCGCCCATTTCGGGCAAGTACTTGTTCAGCTCCTATGCGGACAGCGCCACCTGCTTCTACCAGCTGGCCGTGTACCCACCGGAGTTGCCGCAAGAGCGAACACCCCGCAACTTCCTGCTGCTGGTGGATTTCAATCGCTTCAACACCTCGGACATCGACGGCGAGCTTCTGCTGCTTCTTCTCAAAGAAATCATGCAACAGGCGCTCACCGCTGCCGACTCCGCCAACTTGCTGGTCGCCTATGAGGATATCGCTCATGGCGCAGATAGCTTGGTCGCCTGTACGGAGGGCAACCTGGACCTCCTCTTTGCCGGTGTGCTGCAGCGTTCCTTCCCGTCGTATAGCAATCTGCAAGTGCTAATGCGGGCGGGCGCCGATCATCTTGCCGGCCGGTATGACAGCACTGATGTCGTCCTTTTCACCAACACGGACGAGATTATGCTGTCCGCTCCTTCCAAAGAGCTTCTTGCCGACCAGATCATTGCCATGTTTAGCCCAGGCACCAAGATCCATGTGGTTGACCTTGACAACACCTCCAGCCTGGTCTACAACTGGGAGACAAGCCGCTACGAGACGCAGCTGCAGAGCTTCTTTGGACGGCTTGCCTATAAGAGTAGCGGCAATCTCTTTTTCTTGCGCTACCATGCCATTCGCACGATTCTGTCCGCCCTGTTCTATGAGAAGGTCAGCCATTTCGAGGAAGTTGAGACCCAGCTCCGCTTTGCTACGGGCTATGCATTCGGCAAGCACTTCCTGGCCTTGCACGAAGGCTACTACCCCTTCAGGTTCCCAATCATGCAGATTGGCCAGTACGCTGGCACACTGCCAATTGACGTGACTGTCTTGGGCAAGGTTCGCCTGAACAAAGCCCAGGATCGCTTCACCATCACCGAAGAGGGCGTGGTGCCGGGCACGGTAACCTTGGCCAGGGCCTGGTACGGAGACCATGTTCATGCGCTCTTAAAGAAGCCGCAGACGAATGCCACGGTGGTGGAGATCATGGACATCAGCCTCAAGCAGGGCATTCTCACCCCGTATTCCGGGCTGTTGGTCTTCCGCCCGGAGGAGAATCACGGCTATGAGCCTGAGGAGCAGAATGCGCCTGCCGGTGGACCTGAAGAACCAGGAGGCTGGCAGGGAGATCCTACGTCTGTGGCAGAAGAGCTGGTGGATTCGCTCGGCGTTTCTGTAGACCTGGCGGCGTACCCGAACCCCTTCAACCAATCCGTGCGCCTCACAGTGCGACTCCCGGTGGGCGTGGGGGAAATGCGCCTGGTCATCTATAATGCGGCTGGCCAGTGGGTGCGCCAGCTGTCGCTAAGCACTCAGCCCTCCGGGGCGCAGGAGGTGCGATGGGATGGGCTCGATGACTCCGGGCAGGCGGTGGGTTCGGGTGTGTATATTGCAGTCCTAGCCGGCGGCCGGTGGAAAAAGACCTTGAAACTGATGCTCATACGCTAA